In Palaemon carinicauda isolate YSFRI2023 chromosome 14, ASM3689809v2, whole genome shotgun sequence, the following proteins share a genomic window:
- the LOC137653396 gene encoding RAD52 motif-containing protein 1-like: MAELVSFTVPTESDKTLLVWELSSGPTAEALHHSLFAVFSQFGLLYSVRVFPNAAVARPGFYAIIKFYSARDAHRAQKACDQKQLFQNSPVKVRLGTKHKAVQHQALALNSSQCQELANYYFGFNGWSKRITKLQDLSDLEERANEDTVPPLQKQSLKFFCALEVVLPSYECRSPGAGMAEETLDDLEEGPLSFLMKRRTTQKLAIQKAVSDAFQKLLIVILESGKIAVEYRPCEEITDASTEDELQDLIQVSYFSWKQYGQGEEERLSDLSFEEQEFKLLELD, encoded by the exons ATGGCGGAATTGGTCTCTTTTACGGTTCCCACCGAGAGTGACAAAACCTTGCTGGTGTGGGAGCTGAGTTCTGGACCCACGGCCGAGGCCTTGCAT CATTCTCTGTTCGCAGTATTCTCCCAGTTTGGCCTTCTGTATTCGGTCCGAGTCTTCCCGAACGCTGCAGTGGCCCGTCCTGGTTTCTACGCCATCATCAAGTTTTACTCAGCAAGGGATGCTCACAGAGCCCAAAAGGCATGCGACCAGAAGCAGCTTTTTCAGAATTCTCCAGTGAAG GTTCGTCTTGGCACCAAACATAAGGCGGTTCAACATCAGGCCCTTGCCCTAAACAGCTCCCAGTGCCAAGAACTGGCAAATTATTACTTTGGTTTCAATGGATGGTCAAAAAGGATCACCAAG CTTCAGGATCTTTCTGACCTTGAAGAAAGGGCAAATGAAGATACTGTGCCACCACTTCAGAAGCAGAGCCTGAAATTCTTCTGTGCTTTAGAGGTGGTGTTGCCATCCTATGAGTGCCGGAGTCCCGGAGCTGGCATGGCCGAGGAGACTTTGGATGACCTGGAGGAAG GGCCATTATCATTTCTTATGAAAAGGAGGACAACCCAGAAGCTTGCTATTCAGAAGGCTGTGTCAGATGCATTCCAGAAGCTGTTGATTGTGATTTTAG AAAGTGGTAAAATAGCTGTGGAATACAGACCCTGTGAAGAGATCACAGATGCCAGTACTGAAGACGAGCTGCAGGATTTAATTCAA GTCAGCTACTTTTCTTGGAAGCAGTATGGCCAGGGGGAGGAAGAACGTCTCTCGGATTTAAGCTTTGAAGAGCAAGAGTTCAAATTGCTAGAGCTGGACTAG